The sequence GACAGCTTGCCGTTGTCGATGCTCCAGTTGTAGTTGTTGGAGAGGCTGTTGTACTCCATCAGATACTGCTTGTAGGCGGAGTTCGGCGTCAGGCAGTTGTAGGCCGTGGCGCCGCATGCCACGGCGTAGTCGCCGACGGCAGTATTGGCGTTGGTGGAACTGGCCGCGCCGGCGATCATATTGGAGAGGTTCGAGGTCAGGTTGCCATCGCCGAAGAAGTAGACCGGCGCGGTGCTGAACACGTAGGAGCCTGCAGTGCCCTGGAATAGCTCGGGCGTGGTTTCCTTGGTGTTCGGGATGTGCGAACCGGGGATCTGCCACAGCATCATCGGGATGTTGTTGTTGGCCTTGCTGAGCTGACCGATTGCCGACAGGAAGTTATCCCACGAACGGGCGTTGTATAGCGTGGCGGCGCCGGGCGACGCGCTGTCGTCCATTTCATAACGGTCGAACAGGAAGAAGTCAGGCGCGCTTGTGCCGGTGGTCGATATGGTGCCCGGCGCATTGGTGTTTAACCAGGTCGATACCGGCGTCGAAAAGGTCGCGGCGATTTGCGCGGTACTCAGGTTCTGGTGCAGCCAGAAACCCGATCCGATGGCCCACATGTTGTCTTGCCAGCCGAACGTCACGGTGCCCTTCGGCGCGAAAGTGCGGATTAACCAATTGTTGGCCTGAACCCAGCCGGCGAAACCGGCCGGGAAGGTCGGCGTCGGATAGGTCGTGGTGTTGTAGGCCGGGTTGCTGACGCAGGCATTGAACCATGCGCCGACCTGGCTGTAGGCGCTGCCGGTGCTGTTGTTGACGCTGGTGTTCCAGAACGGGTCGTTTTGGCCGTCGATGCTCCATTCCGGATAACCGTCGGCCAGCAGGGCGGTCAGGATTTGCACGGGGGTGCCGGTGTAGGTCTTGTTGAGGTAGGGCGCCGAGCCGATGCCGTTCGGATTGGAGGTGTTGGTGTAGCTCCGCGATGTGGTCATCAGGCACATCGCCTGCGCCACGGCCTTGTTCACTGCGCCGGCCGGCAGAGCGGCATTGACCGAACCGATGTAGCCGTTTTGCTGGATAGCGCCCAGCAAATCAGGATTCATCAGCAGCGAGCCGTAGTAGCTCTGTGAATTGTAGCGCACCGGATTCGACGCCAGCATGATGGCATCCGCTGCCAGGCTGGAGAAGTGCCTGCCCATGACATAGGTGGCGGCCGGATTGGAAGAGCTGAGGCCGGCCGCGCCGTTGCTGAAGTCGTCGAAATTCTGGCCGCCGCTCATCTGTGCCGTGTATTCAACGATGAGCATTGGCCCGACCGCCGTGCGTCGCTGGATAGAGCAGTACGATGCCGAGCAATCCGGCCAGGCAGGTATTGGCAAACCGCTGACACCCGAGCAACAACGAATCAGGCAGTTGGAGCAGGAGAACCGCCAACTGCGAGGCGATGTAGAAATCTTAAAAAAGGCCTCGGCCTTCTTTGCCCGCGAGCTGAAATGAGTTTTCGACTGATCGACGAGCTGCAAACGAAGGCCATCCCTGTCGCACAGAGCTGTCGTGTGCTGGGCGTTAGCCGTTCCGGTTTTTACGAAGCGAAGCGCCGCGCTACCGCGCCGGTTGTTTGCAAAGCGAGTGTCTATATACGAGCTGCTTTCGTGGCAAGTCACCAGAGCTATGGCAGCCGCCGTATGGTGACGGAGCTGTCAAACCGCGGCATTACGGCCGGGCGTTTCAAGGTTCGTCGGTTGATGCGCCAGGCGGGCTTAAAGCCAGTCTGGAAGCGCAAGTTCATTCACACTACCGACAGCAAGCATGATCTGCCGATCGCAGCCAACGTGCTGGACCGCCAGTTCAATCCGGTAGCGCCAAACAAGGCCTACGTCTCCGACATCACCTACGTGCGGACTGGCGCCGGCTGGCTGTACCTGGCGGTGGTGATCGACCTGTTCTCGCGCAAGGTGGTTGGCTGGGCTATGGCACCGAGCATGCCGGCCAAGCTGGTCTGTGACGCCTTGCACATGGCGCTTCAACAGCGGCGGCCAGACAAAGGATTGGTCGTCCACTCAGACCGTGGCCGCCAATATGCAAGTGCCCAGTACCAAGCAATGCTAGCCAGTCACGGCTTCACCTGCAGCATGAGCCGCAAAGGCAACTGCTGGGACAATGCAGTTGCCGAACGCTTCTTCCTGAATCTCAAAATGGAACGGGTGTGGCAGCGCCAATATGCCAACCACGCGGAGGCCAAGATCGATATCGCCGCTTACATCGTCGGCTTCTACAACAACGAACGTCTACATTCAGTTCTGGGCAATCTGCCGCCCTCCGTCTACGAACGGAACATGGCAGCAAAAAAACCTATCGTCGTGTCCGAATTTACTTGACCACTACAGGCATTATCTGCGCGTAGGGCGCGAGTAGAAGGTAGGGGCAAGTCCGGTATCCGGTAGCCAGCCCAAAGAAATTGTGCGGCTGTAGCAAACCTTGAGAGATCGCGATAAGGGAAACGCAAAGCTACCTGGATTTAGCCTCAACTCTCTCTCTCGCCTACCGCGCGATCAAGATTGGCATTCACGCGCAGCAACAGCGCTAGTAATTGATCTCGCTCTTCCTCGGTAAATCCCGCCAAGGCTTGCCGGCTGGCCGCTTCCATCACAGCTTTTCCCTTTGGCATCCGCCGCGAGGCATCAGCAGTCAGCGACACCAGCTGGCTGCGCTTGTCATCGGGATTGGGAACCCGCTGCACCAGCCCGTCACGCTCCATGCGATTCAGCAATTGCGCCATGCTGGGCTGCTCCACCTGCGCCAGCCGTGCCAGCTCAGCTTGCGACAGGGCGCCGCTTTTCTTGAGTGCTACCAGCACCGGCAATTGCCCCATGGCGAATCCCAACGTGCGCAGCGGGCCGTCGACTAGCCGCGTGGAAGTGCGGTAAACCTGGCCGATGAGCTTCATGGGGTTGTTCGACAGATCAATTTTCATGATGTTGACATTTCATAGGTGGCTATGTTTATATATAGGTGCCTATTATAAATGAAACTGGCCATTCTGTGAATACACAATTGCGCATCGCCATAGTCGGCGCGGGTCCGGGAGGCCTGACACTTGCCCGTATCCTCCATCTGCACGGTATCGCCACGACGGTGTTCGAGCAGGAATCTCATCCGCTGGAACGCCCGCAGGGCGGCACCCTGGACCTGCATGAGGACTCGGGCCTGCGGGCGCTCAGGCAGGCCGGCCTGATGGATGCGTTCCTGGCCATTGCTCGCTACGAGGACCAGGGTTCGCGCTTGCTGGATAAGGCGGCCAATGTGCTGTTTGAAGATCAGGACGCCGCCAGCGGTGATCGTCCCGAGGTGGATCGCACGGCGCTGCGCGCCATGCTGCTGCAGGCCTTGCCCGCTTCTTGCGTGCGCTGGGGCTGTGCCATGCGCGAAGTCCAGGCGCGCGCCGACGGCCGCTGGAATCTGCTCTTCGGTCACGGCAGCGAGGGGCCGTTCGACCTTGTGGTCGGTGCCGATGGCGCTTGGTCGAGGATACGGCCTTTGCTGTCGCCTTACCGGCCGCAATACAGCGGCCTTACCTTCATTGAATACGGTATCGACGATGTTGACCGCAGCCACCCTGCGCTGGCGCAGCTGGTCGGCCGCGGCAAGATGGGCGTTGAAGCCGACGGCAAGGAAATCATCGCGCAGCGCAATGGCGATGCGCACATCCGCGCGTATGCCATTTTCCGCGTGCCGGCCGACTGGGCCGCGCGCCGTTTCGACCTTGCTTCACCCGCAGCCATGCGCGTGGAGCTGATCAAGGAGTTCGACGGTTTCGCTCCCGAGATACTTGATCTGTTCAGGGCCAGCAACGATCACTTCGCTATTCGTCCGATCTGTGCACTGCCGGTGGGACATTGCTGGCCCAGCCGGCGCGGCCTCACGTTGCTTGGCGACGCTGCGCATGTCATGTCGCCATTCGGCGGCGACGGCGTGAACAACGCCATGTTCGATGCCGCCGAGCTGGCGCGCTTGCTGATTGAGCGCGCCGACTGGGCCGAAGCGGTAGCTGAGTACGAGACGCTGATGTTTGCGCGCATTGTCGAATCTGCAGAGGGCGCGGCGGAGGGCGCCGCAACCCAGCTGTCGCATGTCGGTCAGGAGCTGACATTGGCAATGTACAGGAGCCATGCCGGCTGGAATCAAGATGAAATTCATCCTTTTGCTTAAGAACGACGTCGCATATCAGTCTTTTCAAGAGGACTTCCAGTCACATCAGAAGTACGCCTTGGCGCCTGCTTTGAGGATCGGTTTCAATGCGCGTATCGGCATGACCAGTTGCGGTCCCAGGCACACACCCATGGCGTGGCCGATGCCGGAAACCACAAAAGAAATCTTGTCCGGCTCGTCAAATTCGAAATCCAGGTATTCCGGCAGCACATCGCTGCAGTCCGTATCCTGATCCGGGCTATTCCGCTTCTTCTCTGACTTCACTTTTCTGCTGATGAAATTTGCAAGGACGGGATCGATCTCCGAGCCGTCTTTGCTCTTGGTCCGGACTGGAAACAGGCGGTTGAAATCCAGGTAGCCGCCTTGGACCAGGTCCAGCGTAAACGGATCGTAATGGTTGTTCGGATGCGCTCCTCCGCAAAAGGTGCTTCCCGATTCGACGACGCTCATCAATGTGGCCGACAGATAGCGCACGCCGATTGTTTCCGAATCATAGTCTCCCAGGCTGCCGGCGGCAGGCCCGTCCGAGGTGTAGAGCGTGGCCTTGCATTCCAGCGCCGCCAGGCTCATTTGCCAATGGCGCTGTTCGAGAATCTGATTGACGCTTGCCAGGACTTGCGGATCGGGATGGCGGGTCAGCCGTGGATAGGCGAACTTGGTGCGTGGATCTGTCGCCATGCGGTAGCCGACGTTCTTGCGCAGGATTTCTGGTCCAAGCTGCAGCGGCAATTGCATTTTCAGGTAATCGTAGGGCGTGTTCTTGAGCGAAATCGCCGTGCCATATGCGATATTGCTGCCTACGCCTGGCGTGATGGCGGCAGTGACGGCCTTCACGCCGACCGGCTTGACGGCATCGGGGTTGTAGCTGCCTACCTGGTGCAATTCAAAGGCAAGGTCTTTATTGGCCTTGGCGTCATGCCAGCTGCCCTGGTAGGTATCGCCATTGATTTTTCCATGCCAGATGCTGCGCGGCTTTCCCGTGGCAGGGTCGACGAATATCGGCCGGCCGCTATTGTCGTCGGCAGCCAAGGGTTCTCCATTCTCAAGACGCGGCAGGGCTTCCTTGAGCGATGCGAGCGTGCCATGCAGGGGAATGTCGACGCCATGACGCATATAAAAGTAGCGGCCGTCATAGCCGTCGGCCTTATTTTCGAGCTCCAGCACGACTTCAGCATTTTTCCCCAAGGTCCCTTTGAAAACCATGCGTTCGCCGGCGACGGCGGTACCGGCCGCCGCGCATGTCAATGCGCCAAGGATGATGCTGTAACGATAGAGTGTTTTCATTGTCGTGGCTGGTAATTGATCAAGTGAAGCAGGGAGCAGTGTCAACGCAACGCTCCGCAGCGTCGGCTAAAAGAGTGTAAGGCGCTTTGCCTGTCGGCGGGCGGAAAACAGGCCGATAAATCATGTCGAAAATTCTATCTTTAAATGTTACTGTCTGGTCGACACCGTGAAAATAATTTGCAGCCAAAACCTGAGGAGGGAAGCCGTTCATGAGGAAAAAATTCCTGAAGACGTCCAGTGCACTTGCCATGGCATTGCTGGGACTGATGCTGTTGTCCACAGGATGCAGCGGCGGCGGCGAATTGCAAGCGGGCGCGGCCCCGCTTAGCTGCGCGCAGCTAAGCGGCATGGCGATAGCGGCCACGGCCATCGGCTTGCCGACCACAGGCGCAATCGTCATTGACGCGCACAGCGTGCCGCCTGCCGGCACGGGGGCAGCCGCAATCGGCGAATACTGCCAGGTCAAAGGCGAAATCAATCCTGTCGATCCTGCCGCACCGAAAATCAAGTTCCAGCTCGACCTGCCAGGCGCCTGGAACCACAAGGCGCTGATGTTCGGCGGTGGCGGCTATAACGGTACTGTTCCTGATGCCAGCGGTAACGTTCCCGCCGGTCCGCTGGACATGCCAAAGCCGCTGGCGCGCGGCTATGCAACCTTCGCCAGCGATTCCGGACACCAGGCCAACCAGTTGGGCAGCCGCGACGGTTCGTTCGGACAGAACGATGAGGCCTTGCAAAATTTCGCCGGCGACGCGCTCAAGAAAACGCACGATGTCGCGCTGTATCTGATCAAGCAGTATTACGCTGGAGCGCTGCCGCAAAAATCCTATTTCGCCGGCGGCTCGACCGGCGGCCGCGAAGCATTGGCGGTGGCGCAGCGCTGGCCGCAGGATTGGGATGGCGTGATCGTGCTGTATCCGGCGTGGGCGGCCGCCAGCCTGGATTTGCAGTTTGGCCGCATCACGCGCGCTTTTGCCATGCCGGGCGCTTATCTGAATCTGGCCAAGCGCAAGGTGCTGTATGACGCCGCGCTGCAAGCCTGCGATGCGCTGGATGGCGTCCGCGATGGCCTGATCAGCAATATGCAGGCATGTAACGGCAGTTTTGATCCGGCCACGGCAACGCTGAATGGCGCGCCGCTGCGCTGTGCTGGCGGCATCGAAGCGGTTGGTAATTCGAGCGACAACTGTCTGTCCGATGCGCAGATCGCTGCCTTGAAAACCTATGGTACTGCCATCTCGTTCAATTCTCCTCTCGGCAGCGGCGAAACGCAGTATCCCGGTTTTAATGTGTGGGGCGCCGATCTGGGCCTGGCGGGCGATTCGGCGGCGCAGAAAACGGTCAGGCTGCTGGCCATGGGCGACAGTCAGCCGGCCCAGCCGATGCCGACCGATGCGCCATACTGGGCGACGTTCTGGGATCAATGGGTAAAATATTTCGTCACGCGTAATCCGGCGTCTGATTCCCTGTCGTTTGATCCGCAGCAGCCTGGCGCGTGGAAGGCGCGCGTCGACCAGCTCACGATCCTGCAGGATGTCAACAAGACGGATTTGTCGGCCTTCAGGGCCAGGGGCGGGAAAATTCTGATGGCGCATGGCATGTCGGATGCTCTAGTGAGCACGCGTTCCAGCGAAGATTATTTCCGTCGCTTGCAATCGACGATGGGCAGCGCCGAGGTTGCCGGCTTTGTGCGCTACTACGAAATTCCCGGCTACGGCCATTCATTGTCGACAGTTTTCAACGCGGCATGGGATTCGCTGACGGCGCTGGAGAACTGGGTGGAGCAGGGCAAGGCGCCGGTATCGCAGGTCGTCGCCGATACGGCCGGCATTCCGGGCCGCACCCGCCCGCTATGTGAATTCCCTGCGTGGCCGAAATATAGCGGCGCGGGCGATATCAACCTGGCGGCGAGTTTCAGCTGCGCTACGCAGTAGCCTGCTGAGCGTTGTGCAGTTTCTTGAGGAAGCGGTCCATGTGCGGATCGCTTCTTGCCAGCGGCACCTCGGCGAACCGGAACCAGCGCACGGCATTGAATTCGCTCTCGTCGAAATGGATTTGCTGGCTGCAGCTGGCGCGCACGATGTACCAAAGCGAGACGTCAGTGTGGCCTGCGGTGAGTCCGACGGTTGTGGTGACGGTCAGCAGCAGGGGCGGCTGGATGGCGTGCGAGGCGGTAAAGCCAAGCTCTTCTTCCAGTTCGCGCAGTACGGTGGCGCGCGGGTGTTCGCCTGCTTCTACATGGCCGCCTGGCGGTAGCCAGAGTTGCGCATTCTTGTGATCGACCAGCAGCACGTGGCCGTCGTCCACTACGGCAAAGTAGGACACCAGGTGTTTGGGTGGTGTCGCCGGTTTGGCCAGGCGGCACAGCTCCGCACCTGAATCAAGCCATGCCAGGGCTGCGGCGATCTGCGTCCGCTCCAGGGCGTCGAGAGGGTTGATGGATGAAAACTCAGTGCGTATCTGCTGCCGCAGAGCGGCGGCATCTGCCGTGTGATTAAGAGGCATCTACTCAGCCTTTGCCGGCGATGGCAGCGAGCAGATCGACATACGCGCCTTCGATCAGCTGCGATGGCTGAATCCCGAGCCGCGCCATCAATGCATGCGCTTCCTGCATGCCGGCATCCGGCGTTTCGTGTTCCTCCAGTACGACCTCCAGCTCCATGAAGTTCCCCAGGCCGGCGACTTGATCCAGGTGGATGCGGGTCCTGCCGGCCAGGAACAGGGTGCGCTGCTTTTGCACGCGGCCGGCCTGGCCGTAAGCCAGCGTCAGGCATTCCCGCAATGTGTCCGGAGCCGGGGCAGGTGAGATGACATAAAACGATTCCTTCGGTCCCTGCTGATCGGCGCGGCTGTAATAAATCAGTTCGCCGTTGCCGTCGGCAAAGGTGCGTAGTTTCAGCCGGCCGCTGGCGCAGCTGAAGAAAGTGTCGTCCTGGGCGATGTGATAAGGACCGTCGCTGCCGATAGCCGCCGCGCTGGCGGCGAGCACTTCGATGCTATCGACGCGCGCCTTGATTTCTATATTGCGTGGCATGGGTTCTATGCTGGCGGTAAAAACGCCAATTTAACATAGAGACAGCAGCGCCTGAATCCCGCCTCTCCCGACGCAGATCTTTATCGGAAACGGGATTCAGTTGCTGCTGATAACGCTAACTGCGTCGCCCTGGCAAAAGCGCTTACTGTGTTTTTTTGGTGCGCGCAATCGATCCGCTGCTGGCGTCTTCCTTGTATGCATACGCCACCTTGCCATTACGGATCTCACCCATGACGATCATGTTGAGCGCAATCGCCTCATGGTCGGTCGGCGAAAACGGCTTGAAGTAGCGCGAGACGACGGTCGACGTGGTGTGCACCTGCAGGTTCTCCAGCGCATCCTTGACTTTGACGCCATCTACCGAGTTGGCCTGGAAGATCGCCAGCGTGATCAGGCGCAGGGCGTCATAGGTTTGCGCCGCAGCCACGGCCGACGGAATGTGGTTGGTCTTGTTCACGTTACGATAGGTCAGCGAGAACTGGTTGCTGACCGAGCTCAATTCGTTTTCGATGAAGGTCACCGAGCTGCGCACGCCTTCCGCGCCCTGGCCGGCCTTGTCGATGAAAGTTTGTTGCGACATGCCCCACGGACCGACGATCGGCAACCTGAGTTTCAGCTTTTCCGCGCTTCTGACCACCATCGCGCCTTCGGGAGCCAGGCAGTACATCACGACGGCCTGCGCGCCGTTGTCCTTGGCGTGCTGCAACTGGGTGGTCATGTCCTGGTCGCCGACCTTGAAGCTTTCCACCAGCACCGGCTTGATATTGCGGCGTCCCAGTTCGGTCAGCATGCTTTGCTTGCCGAACTGGCCGTAGGGGCTGTCGTCATGCAGCAGGGCGATCTTGTCGATCTTGCGGCGGTCGATCACATCGTTGAGGATCACGATCGGCTGCAGCGCGTCGCTGGCGGCGGTGCGGAATATATAGCTGACAGGATAGGCGGGCGCCATGAATGACTTGGTGATCGCAGCGCCAGTCGCGCCGGTGACGATCAGCGGGATCTTGGCTTCCTGGAAAATTTTCGCAGCGGGCAAGGCGACGCCGGTATTGCCAAAGCCGACCACGGCGACTACGCCGTCTTTCTCGATCATCTCCTTGGCCATGGCGGCGCCGATGTCAGGCTTGGCATGATCATCGCGCTCGACCAGTTCGATCTTGCGGCCAAGTACGCCGCCGACCTGGTTGATGTCGGCCAGGAATACCCTGGCGCCGCCGATCATGCTTAGCCCCATGTCTTCCGAGGGGCCGGTGATGGGGCCGATGACGCCGATTTTGATGGGGGGCAGTTCAGCCCATGCGGCGGCGCTGAATCCTAAAGTTGTGAGGCAAAAAATGACGCTGCTGATGCTACGGTGTGGCATTGCGATCTCCTGGAATAGTCATTGTTTTAGTTTCCGCTGAGAAATATACATCAGGGTGGCGTGCAGCGCCGGATTTTGACGCCTCAAAATCAAAATATAACGTGGGAGGCGGTTGCTGCCGCCAGATAGGAATGCCGCCGGCAGGGGGCAAATTGGCGAATCAGGCGGCGGGGATCAGCCCGGCTGCGCGCTTGTCTCATTTTTGCACTGATGAAACAGGGCCTGCCGCAAGCCTGCCCGCAGCTTGCGCGGGTCCGGCGTTCCCGCCTTCCGGCGGCGGTCGTTTTTGGTTGATTACGGCATGTTTTGTAAGGTAACATGCGGGCCTGTTTAAGCTTTGGCGCGGCGGCAGAGGCAGTTTCAATTTGCAGCCGGCGCCAGGTTTCACTAAGCCCTCCGCCATGAGGGCTTTTTATTTTGACTCGCAAAATATTGTCATTTGCGTAAAATCGACCTTGCTGATTTCCTTTGGGCAATTTCGCAGGTGCATGTCGACACAAAACAACACAGCTGAACAGGCGCGGACGACGGGACGGCAAATCCTTTGCCTGGCTCGCAACGGCTTTAGAGTATTTTTTGTATGGTTAACGGCAAGATACGGCAGGATACGCAAATGAAGAAAATGAAGGCAACGACTTGGATTCTGATCGGCATGGTGTTGGGCATCGTGGCCGGATACATCTGCCACAACCTGGCGCCGGACGAAGCGGCTGCGAAGGAAATCGCCGCGTATTTCTCCATCATCACTGATGTGTTCCTGCGGTTGATCAAGATGATCATCGCGCCTCTGGTGTTCGGCACACTGGTATCCGGCATTGCCGGCATGAAGGATAGCAGTTCGGTCGGCCGTATCGGCGTCCGCGCCTTGGGCTGGTTCATTATCGCTTCCCTGTTGTCGCTGGCGCTGGGCATGCTGTTTGTCAACGTGCTCCAGGTCGGTCATGCGCTCAACTTGCCGCTGCCGGCGCTGGGCGCCGACACCAAGCTCAATACCAGCGGCTTTAACCTGAAGGATTTCATCTCCCACGTGTTCCCGAGCAGTTTCGTCGACGCCATGGCGAAGAACGAAATCCTGCAGATCCTGGTGTTCTCGCTGTTCTTCGGCTTTGGCCTGGCGTCGATCAAGGGCGAGTCGGCAAAAGTGGTGACCGCGGCGGTAGACGGCCTGGTGCATGTCATGCTGAAGGTGACCGATTATGTGATGCGCTTTGCGCCGCTGGGCGTGTTTGCCTCGATCGCCGCCGTGATCACGGTGCAGGGTTTCGGCGTGCTGGCGACCTACGCCAAGTTCCTCGGCGGCTTCTATGCCGGCCTGGCCACGCTATGGGCCTTGCTGATTGCGATCGGCTTCATCTTCCTGCGCGACGGCATCTTCATTCTGCTGCGCTTGCTGAAAGAACCGATCATGCTGGCCTTTTCCACCGCCAGCAGCGAAGCCGCCTATCCGAAGACCATGGAACAGCTGGAAAAATTCGGCGTCAATAACAAGATCACAGGCTTTGTACTGCCGCTCGGTTATTCCTTCAACCTGGACGGCTCCATGATGTACCAGGCGTTTGCCGCCTTGTTCGTAGCCCAGGCTTACAACATCGAAATGTCGTTTGCCCAGCAGCTGACCATGCTGCTGGTGCTGATGGTCAGCAGCAAGGGCATGGCCGGCGTACCGCGCGGTTCGCTGGTGGTGGTGGCGGCCATCCTGCCGATGTTCCATCTGCCGGAAGCTGGCATCCTGCTGATCATCGGCATCGACCAGTTCCTCGACATGGGCCGCACCGCCACCAATGTCATCGGCAACGGCATTGCCACTTCGGTGATCGCCAAGTGGGAAGGCGAACTGGACGAAGACGCCGGGCGCAAGGCCCTGGCCAGCAGCAATGCTTGAGCAGCAAGAACTCAACCGTAGGATTTCAGATACAGCGCCCCCGGGGCGCTGTTTTTCATTGGGGAGTATGCTAATTTACAGGCTTGCGGTTTCCTGCAATTAACCTGAAAGCATCCTCTGATGACAGAACTGCGTATCACCACCGAACCAGCCGAACTGGATGTTCCATTGATTCATCGCTTCCTGTCCGAGGAGTCGGCATGGGCCCGCGGCATTCCTCTGGCGACGGTGCAAGAATCGATCCGCCATTCGCTGAATTTCGGCTTGTTTGCCGGCGCCGGGCAAGTGGCTTATGCCCGCGTCGTCACCGATTACGCGACGTTTGCTTACCTGGTGGATGTGTTCGTGCTGGCCGAACATCGCGGCAAGGGTTACAGTGCTGAGCTGATGGCCGCGGTGATGGCGCATCCGGGGCTGCAGGGACTGAGGCGCTTCCTGCTGGCGACCAGCACCGCGCATGGCCTGTATGCCAAATTCGGTTTCGCCGCGCCGGCCAAGCCGCAAGCGCTGATGGAACGCTTTACGCCGGATGCCTACGTCAACCGGGGCTGATGCCAGCCCGCGCGCCAGCTTGAGTTTTTACGTCATTACCAGCGGTCCGATACTTCACACGAGCACACCATGTATATCCCTAAACATTTTGACGAACCGAGAATCGAAATCCTGCACGAACTGATACGTGCGCGTCCGTTGTCGACGTTGGTGACGTTGTCTTCGGAAGGGCTCAACGCCAACCACGTCCCGATGCTGCTGTCGGCCGAGGACGGTCCTTTCGGCACCTTGCACGGACACGTGGCGCGCGCCAATCCGGTCTGGCAGGATTTCCGCAAAGAGGTGGAAGTGCTGGCGATATTCCACGGCCCGGAAGCCTACATCACACCGTCCTGGTATGCGACCAAGGCCGAGACCGGCAAGGTGGTGCCGACCTGGAACTATGCTGTCGCCCACGCCTACGGCACGTTGCGCATCATCGACGACGCCAGCTGGCTGCCGGCGCACCTGGCGGCGCTTACCGCGCATAACGAAGCCGCTTTCGAGGCGCCCTGGCTGCTGTCCGACGCGCCGCAGGAGTATACGGAAAAGCTGATGGGCGCCATCGTCGGCATCGAGATCGTGATTACCCGTTTGTCGGGCAAATGGAAGGTCAGCCAGAACCAGCCGGCGCAGAACCAGGCCACGGTGATTGCCGGTTTGCGCAGGCAAGGCGACGACGAGTCGCTGGCGATGGCGGCATTGGTCGAGGCGGGCAGGGCCAAGCGTTAAAACTCGGATCGGTGGCGGCGATGCGGTAATATCGTCGCCATTCCGTAAAATCCGCTTGCACGGCATTGCGCCGGTATTGAAAATCCATGTCACGTAAACCACTAGCGCGCGCAGTAGCCGAGCATTTCACTCCCAGTTCAGGCCATCGGTTTTGGCTCGGCCTGACGCTGCTGGCCGTGGCAGCGGCGCCGCTCGCCGCGCAGGCCGACGATGTCGAGGAAGAAAGTTGGGGCGTGCACGGCCAGGCTACCTACATCTGGCAAAAGAAGCCCTCCTTCGACGCCGCCTATTCCGGCAC comes from Collimonas pratensis and encodes:
- a CDS encoding FAD-dependent oxidoreductase, with the protein product MNTQLRIAIVGAGPGGLTLARILHLHGIATTVFEQESHPLERPQGGTLDLHEDSGLRALRQAGLMDAFLAIARYEDQGSRLLDKAANVLFEDQDAASGDRPEVDRTALRAMLLQALPASCVRWGCAMREVQARADGRWNLLFGHGSEGPFDLVVGADGAWSRIRPLLSPYRPQYSGLTFIEYGIDDVDRSHPALAQLVGRGKMGVEADGKEIIAQRNGDAHIRAYAIFRVPADWAARRFDLASPAAMRVELIKEFDGFAPEILDLFRASNDHFAIRPICALPVGHCWPSRRGLTLLGDAAHVMSPFGGDGVNNAMFDAAELARLLIERADWAEAVAEYETLMFARIVESAEGAAEGAATQLSHVGQELTLAMYRSHAGWNQDEIHPFA
- a CDS encoding MarR family winged helix-turn-helix transcriptional regulator, which translates into the protein MKIDLSNNPMKLIGQVYRTSTRLVDGPLRTLGFAMGQLPVLVALKKSGALSQAELARLAQVEQPSMAQLLNRMERDGLVQRVPNPDDKRSQLVSLTADASRRMPKGKAVMEAASRQALAGFTEEERDQLLALLLRVNANLDRAVGERES
- a CDS encoding dicarboxylate/amino acid:cation symporter is translated as MKKMKATTWILIGMVLGIVAGYICHNLAPDEAAAKEIAAYFSIITDVFLRLIKMIIAPLVFGTLVSGIAGMKDSSSVGRIGVRALGWFIIASLLSLALGMLFVNVLQVGHALNLPLPALGADTKLNTSGFNLKDFISHVFPSSFVDAMAKNEILQILVFSLFFGFGLASIKGESAKVVTAAVDGLVHVMLKVTDYVMRFAPLGVFASIAAVITVQGFGVLATYAKFLGGFYAGLATLWALLIAIGFIFLRDGIFILLRLLKEPIMLAFSTASSEAAYPKTMEQLEKFGVNNKITGFVLPLGYSFNLDGSMMYQAFAALFVAQAYNIEMSFAQQLTMLLVLMVSSKGMAGVPRGSLVVVAAILPMFHLPEAGILLIIGIDQFLDMGRTATNVIGNGIATSVIAKWEGELDEDAGRKALASSNA
- a CDS encoding NUDIX domain-containing protein; the encoded protein is MPLNHTADAAALRQQIRTEFSSINPLDALERTQIAAALAWLDSGAELCRLAKPATPPKHLVSYFAVVDDGHVLLVDHKNAQLWLPPGGHVEAGEHPRATVLRELEEELGFTASHAIQPPLLLTVTTTVGLTAGHTDVSLWYIVRASCSQQIHFDESEFNAVRWFRFAEVPLARSDPHMDRFLKKLHNAQQATA
- a CDS encoding class IV adenylate cyclase, which produces MPRNIEIKARVDSIEVLAASAAAIGSDGPYHIAQDDTFFSCASGRLKLRTFADGNGELIYYSRADQQGPKESFYVISPAPAPDTLRECLTLAYGQAGRVQKQRTLFLAGRTRIHLDQVAGLGNFMELEVVLEEHETPDAGMQEAHALMARLGIQPSQLIEGAYVDLLAAIAGKG
- a CDS encoding ABC transporter substrate-binding protein, producing MPHRSISSVIFCLTTLGFSAAAWAELPPIKIGVIGPITGPSEDMGLSMIGGARVFLADINQVGGVLGRKIELVERDDHAKPDIGAAMAKEMIEKDGVVAVVGFGNTGVALPAAKIFQEAKIPLIVTGATGAAITKSFMAPAYPVSYIFRTAASDALQPIVILNDVIDRRKIDKIALLHDDSPYGQFGKQSMLTELGRRNIKPVLVESFKVGDQDMTTQLQHAKDNGAQAVVMYCLAPEGAMVVRSAEKLKLRLPIVGPWGMSQQTFIDKAGQGAEGVRSSVTFIENELSSVSNQFSLTYRNVNKTNHIPSAVAAAQTYDALRLITLAIFQANSVDGVKVKDALENLQVHTTSTVVSRYFKPFSPTDHEAIALNMIVMGEIRNGKVAYAYKEDASSGSIARTKKTQ
- a CDS encoding tannase/feruloyl esterase family alpha/beta hydrolase; its protein translation is MRKKFLKTSSALAMALLGLMLLSTGCSGGGELQAGAAPLSCAQLSGMAIAATAIGLPTTGAIVIDAHSVPPAGTGAAAIGEYCQVKGEINPVDPAAPKIKFQLDLPGAWNHKALMFGGGGYNGTVPDASGNVPAGPLDMPKPLARGYATFASDSGHQANQLGSRDGSFGQNDEALQNFAGDALKKTHDVALYLIKQYYAGALPQKSYFAGGSTGGREALAVAQRWPQDWDGVIVLYPAWAAASLDLQFGRITRAFAMPGAYLNLAKRKVLYDAALQACDALDGVRDGLISNMQACNGSFDPATATLNGAPLRCAGGIEAVGNSSDNCLSDAQIAALKTYGTAISFNSPLGSGETQYPGFNVWGADLGLAGDSAAQKTVRLLAMGDSQPAQPMPTDAPYWATFWDQWVKYFVTRNPASDSLSFDPQQPGAWKARVDQLTILQDVNKTDLSAFRARGGKILMAHGMSDALVSTRSSEDYFRRLQSTMGSAEVAGFVRYYEIPGYGHSLSTVFNAAWDSLTALENWVEQGKAPVSQVVADTAGIPGRTRPLCEFPAWPKYSGAGDINLAASFSCATQ